A genome region from Segatella copri includes the following:
- a CDS encoding penicillin-binding protein 1A has protein sequence MRKRFIHILWAVFGTGILTVVLAFVAIWFGMIGYMPDIEDLQNPINRFATQVYSADGKVLGTWNLNKENRIVIPYKKMSPYLIKALVATEDERFYEHSGIDFRALGRAIVKRGILGQTNAGGGSTITQQLAKQLYSEKAGSTMERLLQKPIEWVIAVKLERYYTKEEILALYLNYFDFLHNAVGIKTAANTYFNKEPKNLTLCESATLIGLCKNPSLFNPVRYPERARERRNVVLSQMVKAGYLSRSEYSQYAAEPLTLNFHRTDHKDGSATYLREFLRQYMMAKRPERSDYPSWNRAQFVVDSTQWENDPLYGWCNKNYKKDGSPYNVYSDGLKVFTTIDSRIQQYAEEAMYQHVARYLQPRFSAEIARKPSSPYSDKLTPKQIKSILNRSITQSERYRTMKAAGYSEDEIKAAFRKKQEMTVFTYHGDIDTLMSPLDSIRYYKSFLRSGFMSMDPKTGAVKAYVGGLDYTHFMYDMVSLGRRQVGSTIKPFLYSLAMSNGFQPCDLAPNRQQTYMVAGRPWTPRNANHSRAGQMVPLSWGLAQSSNWVSAYLMSKLNPQQFVQMLRDFGINSPDIHASMSLCLGPCEVSVSEMVSAYTVFANHGIRTAPMFVSRIEDNEGNTIATFQPRMNEVISADNAMKMLTMLMGVVDNGTAGRLRYRYNLEGQIGAKTGTTNNNSDGWFIGFTPQLVSGCWVGGEERDIHFDSMSMGQGATMALPIWAIFMKKVYADPSLGISPAIKFDLPEDYNPCSRKAAEQDDFEEVGTGSIDEVFE, from the coding sequence ATGAGAAAGCGATTTATACATATTTTATGGGCTGTTTTCGGCACCGGAATACTCACGGTAGTTCTTGCCTTTGTTGCCATCTGGTTTGGAATGATTGGCTACATGCCCGACATCGAGGATCTGCAGAATCCTATCAACAGATTTGCCACCCAGGTTTACTCTGCCGATGGCAAGGTGCTTGGTACGTGGAACCTGAACAAGGAGAACCGTATCGTGATTCCTTACAAGAAAATGTCACCTTATTTAATAAAGGCACTGGTGGCTACTGAGGATGAGCGATTCTATGAGCATTCAGGTATCGACTTCCGTGCACTGGGACGTGCCATCGTCAAGCGTGGTATCCTGGGACAGACTAATGCGGGTGGTGGAAGTACCATCACGCAGCAGCTCGCCAAGCAGCTTTATTCTGAGAAGGCAGGCAGTACGATGGAACGATTGTTGCAGAAGCCGATAGAGTGGGTGATTGCGGTGAAGCTGGAGCGCTATTATACCAAAGAGGAGATTCTGGCTCTCTATCTCAATTACTTCGATTTCCTGCACAATGCTGTAGGTATCAAGACGGCGGCCAATACCTATTTTAATAAGGAACCGAAGAATCTGACCCTCTGTGAGTCGGCAACGCTTATCGGACTGTGCAAGAATCCGTCGCTCTTCAATCCGGTTCGCTATCCGGAGAGAGCGAGGGAGCGCAGAAATGTGGTTCTTTCGCAGATGGTGAAGGCGGGATATCTGAGCCGGAGCGAGTATAGCCAGTATGCTGCTGAGCCGCTGACACTCAATTTCCACCGTACCGACCATAAGGATGGTTCGGCTACTTATCTGCGTGAGTTCCTTCGCCAGTATATGATGGCTAAGCGTCCGGAGCGCAGTGATTATCCATCCTGGAACCGTGCCCAGTTTGTGGTGGATTCTACCCAGTGGGAGAATGATCCGCTCTATGGATGGTGCAACAAGAACTATAAGAAGGATGGTTCGCCATATAATGTATACAGTGATGGACTGAAGGTGTTTACAACTATCGATAGCCGTATACAGCAGTATGCGGAAGAGGCTATGTATCAGCATGTAGCCCGCTATCTGCAGCCTCGCTTCAGTGCGGAGATCGCCCGCAAACCAAGCTCGCCATACAGCGATAAGCTGACACCGAAACAGATTAAGAGTATACTGAACCGCAGTATCACCCAGAGTGAGCGTTACCGTACGATGAAGGCTGCGGGATATTCTGAGGATGAAATCAAGGCGGCATTCCGCAAGAAGCAGGAAATGACCGTATTTACCTATCATGGTGATATTGATACGCTGATGAGTCCGCTCGATTCTATCCGTTATTACAAGAGTTTTCTGCGTAGCGGTTTTATGAGCATGGATCCTAAAACGGGTGCTGTGAAGGCGTATGTGGGTGGATTGGATTATACTCATTTCATGTATGATATGGTGAGTCTGGGACGCCGGCAGGTGGGTTCTACCATCAAGCCATTTCTTTACAGTCTGGCGATGTCTAACGGCTTCCAGCCTTGCGATCTGGCGCCTAACCGTCAGCAGACCTATATGGTGGCAGGTCGTCCGTGGACACCTCGCAATGCCAACCATTCACGTGCCGGACAGATGGTACCGCTGAGTTGGGGATTGGCACAGAGTAGCAACTGGGTGAGTGCTTATCTGATGAGTAAGCTCAATCCGCAGCAGTTCGTACAGATGTTGCGCGACTTCGGCATCAACAGTCCTGATATCCATGCATCCATGAGTCTCTGTCTGGGACCATGTGAGGTAAGTGTCAGCGAGATGGTGAGCGCTTATACCGTATTTGCCAACCACGGCATCCGTACTGCTCCAATGTTTGTGAGCCGTATCGAGGATAATGAAGGTAATACGATTGCTACCTTCCAGCCACGTATGAACGAGGTGATCAGTGCCGATAATGCCATGAAGATGCTTACCATGCTGATGGGCGTTGTGGATAATGGTACGGCAGGAAGACTGCGCTACCGTTATAACCTGGAAGGGCAGATTGGCGCCAAGACCGGTACTACCAATAATAACAGCGATGGTTGGTTTATCGGCTTTACTCCACAACTCGTAAGTGGCTGCTGGGTAGGTGGTGAGGAGCGTGATATCCACTTCGATTCCATGAGTATGGGTCAGGGCGCTACCATGGCTTTGCCTATCTGGGCGATATTCATGAAGAAGGTTTATGCCGACCCGTCGCTGGGTATCAGTCCTGCTATCAAGTTCGATTTGCCGGAAGACTACAATCCTTGTTCCCGCAAGGCTGCCGAACAGGATGACTTTGAGGAAGTAGGAACTGGCAGTATCGACGAAGTTTTCGAATAA
- the pyrI gene encoding aspartate carbamoyltransferase regulatory subunit encodes MANNKSQLVVAAIENGTVIDHIPAEKTYQVVNLLQLEKMETPVTIGYNLPSKKIGKKGIIKVANKYFTDEEINRLSVVAPNIGLSIIKDYEIVEKKTVKTPDTLKGIVKCNNPKCITNNEPMQTLFHTVDKVLGIVRCHYCDKEQQLGKVELCK; translated from the coding sequence ATGGCAAACAATAAAAGTCAATTAGTGGTTGCGGCTATCGAGAACGGTACCGTAATCGACCATATACCAGCCGAAAAGACCTATCAGGTAGTAAATCTGCTCCAGTTGGAGAAGATGGAGACTCCTGTTACTATCGGCTACAACCTGCCAAGCAAGAAGATTGGCAAGAAGGGCATCATCAAGGTTGCCAACAAGTATTTTACCGATGAGGAAATCAACCGACTCTCTGTCGTTGCGCCTAACATCGGACTAAGTATCATCAAAGACTACGAAATCGTAGAGAAGAAGACTGTCAAGACTCCTGATACGCTGAAAGGCATCGTAAAGTGCAACAACCCTAAGTGCATCACCAACAACGAGCCTATGCAGACCCTCTTCCATACCGTAGACAAAGTGCTCGGTATCGTACGTTGCCACTACTGCGACAAAGAGCAGCAATTGGGCAAAGTAGAGCTCTGCAAATAA
- the pyrB gene encoding aspartate carbamoyltransferase, translating into MEKHNFVTIADLSKEKIMYLLEMAQEFEKHPNRELLKGKVVATLFFEPSTRTQLSFQTAANRLGARVIGFSDAKTSSTTKGETLKDTILMVSNYADVIAMRHFIEGAAQYASEVAPVPIVNAGDGAHMHPSQCLLDLYSIYKTQGTLENLNIYLVGDLKYGRTVHSLITAMRHFNPTFHFIAPKELAMPEEYKLYCKEHNIKYVEHEDFNEDVIAGADILYMTRVQKERFSDLMEYERVKNVYILKRDMLCKAKENMKIMHPLPRVNEIAYDVDDDPHAYYIQQAQNGLYAREAIFCHCLGISLDDVKNDKTIIG; encoded by the coding sequence ATGGAAAAACATAATTTTGTGACCATTGCAGACCTTTCCAAGGAGAAAATCATGTACCTCCTGGAAATGGCGCAAGAGTTCGAAAAGCACCCGAACAGGGAGTTGTTGAAGGGAAAGGTCGTAGCGACCCTTTTCTTCGAGCCATCTACTCGTACCCAACTCAGTTTCCAAACCGCTGCCAACCGTCTTGGTGCCCGTGTCATTGGTTTCTCTGATGCCAAGACATCCAGCACCACCAAGGGTGAGACCCTCAAGGATACCATCCTGATGGTAAGCAACTATGCCGATGTAATCGCCATGCGCCATTTCATCGAGGGAGCAGCCCAGTATGCCAGTGAGGTAGCACCAGTGCCTATCGTAAATGCAGGCGACGGCGCTCACATGCATCCTTCACAGTGCCTGCTCGACCTCTACTCTATCTACAAGACCCAGGGTACCCTGGAGAACTTAAACATCTATCTTGTGGGTGACCTCAAATATGGCCGCACCGTTCACTCACTTATCACAGCTATGCGCCACTTCAATCCTACCTTCCATTTCATCGCACCTAAGGAACTCGCCATGCCAGAAGAGTATAAACTCTACTGCAAGGAGCACAACATCAAATATGTTGAGCACGAGGACTTTAACGAAGATGTGATTGCAGGTGCCGACATCCTCTACATGACCCGTGTACAGAAGGAGCGTTTCAGCGACCTGATGGAGTATGAACGCGTAAAGAACGTGTATATCCTGAAGCGCGACATGCTCTGCAAGGCGAAGGAAAACATGAAGATTATGCATCCGCTGCCACGCGTGAACGAGATTGCTTACGATGTAGATGATGATCCACATGCATACTATATCCAGCAGGCTCAGAACGGTCTCTATGCACGTGAGGCTATCTTCTGCCACTGCCTCGGCATTTCGCTCGATGATGTGAAGAACGATAAGACCATTATTGGGTAG
- the pheT gene encoding phenylalanine--tRNA ligase subunit beta → MNVSYKWLKEYVDFDLTPQETADALTSCGLEVGALEEVQSVKGGLKGLYVGKVLTCEEHPNSDHLHVTTVDLGKGEPQQIVCGAPNVAAGQKVIVADLGCVLYDGDQSFTIKKSKLRGVESLGMICAEDEIGVGTSHDGIIVLPEDAPVGQPAAEYYHLESDWLIEIDITANRADALGHWGVARDLYAWLKQNGYKTSLHRPSCDEFVVDNEDLPIDVEIQNTEACKRYACVSITGCEVKESPKWLQDKLNIIGLRPINNIVDITNYIMMAYGQPLHCFDADMVTGHKIVVRTQPEGTKFVTLDGEEHTLGEHDLSICNAEEPMCIAGIFGGKGSGTYETTKDVVLESAYFHPTWIRKSARRHGLSTDASYRFERGVDPNGQIYALKQAAILCKQLAGGKISMQIKDVYPEPMQDFPVRLNYEYAHRLIGKEIGAETIKNIATSLEMKIVKEDAEGIDLLVPAYRVDVQRPCDVVEDILRIYGYNNVEIPTQLKSSLTVQGDEDKAYHSQNLVAEQLVGEGFMEILNNSLSKASYYTDFDLNKYPNETTVKVMNPLSADLGVMRQTMLFGGLESVVRNINHKSQNLKFFEVGNTYIYNKEKWSEESPIKAYSQEGHMSLFITGKRVEGSWAHADEQSNIYELKAVVENVLRRVGMPQNNVVIKHSDNNIFSKGVSYETRAGKVLVELGILSLKLKKAFDIEQDVFYADIHWDNLMKAVKKVNLTYTDISKYPSVSRDLALLVDKNVEFAQIEQIARQTEKKLLKSVVLFDVYEGEHLPEGKKSYAVNFILQDEEKTLNDKQIDAIMKKLIANLTSKLNAELR, encoded by the coding sequence ATGAACGTTTCATACAAATGGCTTAAAGAATACGTCGATTTCGATTTGACACCACAGGAGACTGCGGACGCGTTGACCTCTTGCGGACTCGAAGTTGGCGCTTTGGAAGAAGTTCAGTCTGTCAAGGGCGGACTGAAAGGTCTCTATGTTGGTAAAGTATTGACATGCGAGGAGCATCCTAACAGTGATCACCTCCATGTTACAACCGTTGACTTGGGCAAGGGCGAACCTCAGCAGATTGTCTGTGGTGCTCCTAACGTTGCTGCAGGTCAGAAGGTTATCGTGGCTGATTTGGGCTGCGTGCTTTACGATGGCGACCAGAGTTTTACCATCAAGAAGAGCAAACTCCGCGGTGTAGAGAGTTTGGGTATGATCTGTGCTGAGGATGAGATTGGTGTAGGTACCTCTCACGACGGCATCATCGTACTCCCAGAAGATGCTCCGGTAGGTCAGCCTGCTGCTGAGTATTATCACCTGGAGAGCGACTGGCTCATCGAGATTGATATCACAGCCAACCGTGCTGATGCGCTCGGTCACTGGGGTGTAGCCCGCGACCTGTATGCCTGGTTGAAGCAGAATGGCTACAAGACAAGCTTGCATCGCCCATCTTGCGATGAGTTTGTGGTAGACAACGAGGATCTTCCTATCGATGTTGAAATCCAGAATACTGAGGCTTGCAAGCGTTATGCCTGTGTAAGCATCACCGGTTGTGAGGTGAAGGAAAGTCCTAAGTGGTTGCAGGATAAGCTGAACATCATCGGCTTGCGCCCTATCAACAATATCGTGGATATCACCAACTACATCATGATGGCATACGGCCAGCCATTGCACTGCTTCGATGCAGACATGGTTACCGGTCATAAGATTGTAGTCCGTACCCAGCCAGAGGGCACCAAGTTTGTTACTCTCGATGGCGAGGAGCATACCTTGGGTGAGCACGACCTGAGCATCTGCAATGCTGAGGAGCCTATGTGTATCGCCGGTATCTTCGGCGGTAAGGGTTCTGGTACTTACGAGACAACCAAGGATGTAGTCTTGGAGAGTGCTTACTTCCATCCTACATGGATCCGCAAGAGCGCTCGCCGTCATGGTTTGAGTACAGATGCCAGCTACCGTTTTGAGCGTGGCGTAGATCCAAACGGACAGATTTATGCTTTGAAGCAGGCAGCCATCCTCTGCAAGCAGTTGGCAGGCGGTAAGATTTCCATGCAGATCAAGGATGTATATCCAGAGCCAATGCAGGATTTCCCAGTTCGCCTGAACTATGAGTATGCGCATCGCCTCATCGGTAAGGAGATTGGTGCTGAAACCATCAAGAACATTGCTACATCTCTCGAGATGAAGATCGTGAAGGAGGATGCTGAGGGCATCGACCTTCTGGTTCCTGCTTATCGTGTAGACGTTCAGCGTCCTTGCGACGTGGTAGAGGATATTCTCCGTATCTACGGATATAATAATGTGGAGATTCCAACCCAGTTGAAGAGCTCCCTGACTGTTCAGGGCGATGAGGATAAGGCTTATCACAGCCAGAACCTCGTGGCAGAGCAGCTGGTAGGCGAGGGCTTCATGGAGATTCTCAACAACTCTCTGAGCAAGGCTAGCTACTATACCGACTTCGACCTCAACAAGTATCCTAACGAGACAACCGTGAAGGTGATGAACCCATTGAGTGCTGATCTCGGTGTGATGCGCCAGACGATGCTGTTCGGTGGTTTGGAGAGCGTGGTTCGCAACATCAACCATAAGAGCCAGAACCTGAAGTTCTTCGAGGTGGGTAACACCTATATATACAATAAGGAGAAGTGGAGCGAGGAGAGTCCTATCAAGGCTTACTCTCAAGAGGGTCACATGTCACTCTTCATCACCGGTAAGCGCGTAGAGGGCAGTTGGGCTCATGCTGATGAGCAGAGCAACATCTACGAGTTAAAGGCTGTGGTAGAGAATGTTCTCCGCCGTGTGGGTATGCCACAGAACAACGTGGTTATCAAGCACAGTGACAATAACATCTTCTCTAAGGGCGTAAGTTACGAGACCCGTGCCGGAAAGGTATTGGTAGAACTGGGTATCCTGAGCCTGAAGTTGAAGAAGGCATTCGATATTGAACAGGATGTATTCTATGCTGATATCCACTGGGATAACCTGATGAAGGCAGTGAAGAAGGTGAACCTTACTTACACTGACATCAGCAAGTATCCTTCAGTGAGCCGCGACCTTGCATTGCTCGTAGACAAGAATGTAGAGTTCGCTCAGATTGAGCAGATTGCCCGCCAGACAGAGAAGAAACTTCTGAAGAGCGTTGTTCTCTTCGATGTTTACGAGGGTGAGCATTTGCCAGAGGGCAAGAAGAGTTATGCCGTTAACTTCATCCTTCAGGATGAGGAGAAGACTCTGAATGACAAGCAGATAGATGCTATCATGAAGAAGCTCATAGCCAACCTTACAAGCAAGCTCAATGCAGAATTGAGATAA
- a CDS encoding DUF5020 family protein — MKKMKSLLLMALALLPASKTLAQTNAQVFYDFGSDRKFVTLTLEMFKQDKWGNTYFFVDHDFNYDKMDTNSPNVAQGGTYTEISRALNFWQNSPMKNWSLHVEYNGGITKNYPINNAWLFGVEYFMHDKSFKNTLTLQALYKTIRKTDQNVPMQFTAVWGCKDIFGLKGLNFSGFADFWWENHVSMLDKHGNVKEFLKDNDGNLIKDNDGNLIAKTTAEHTVFTTEPQLWYNVGQHFGCENLSVGSEVEISHNFGSNAGWMVRPCLGVKWDF, encoded by the coding sequence ATGAAAAAGATGAAAAGCCTACTGCTCATGGCACTTGCGTTGCTCCCTGCGAGCAAAACTTTAGCACAGACCAACGCCCAAGTTTTCTACGACTTCGGCAGTGACCGCAAGTTTGTTACCCTCACACTCGAAATGTTCAAGCAGGACAAATGGGGTAACACCTATTTCTTTGTAGACCACGACTTCAATTACGACAAGATGGACACCAACAGTCCAAACGTGGCACAGGGTGGAACCTATACTGAGATTTCACGTGCATTGAACTTCTGGCAGAACAGCCCAATGAAGAACTGGAGCCTCCACGTAGAGTATAATGGTGGTATTACCAAGAACTACCCTATCAACAATGCCTGGCTCTTCGGTGTGGAGTATTTCATGCACGACAAGAGTTTCAAGAACACCTTGACACTCCAGGCACTCTACAAGACTATCCGCAAGACCGACCAGAACGTGCCAATGCAGTTTACTGCTGTTTGGGGATGCAAAGACATCTTTGGATTAAAGGGATTGAACTTTAGCGGTTTCGCAGATTTCTGGTGGGAGAATCACGTAAGTATGCTTGACAAGCACGGAAACGTGAAAGAATTCCTCAAAGACAATGACGGCAACCTCATCAAGGACAATGACGGCAATCTCATAGCCAAAACCACTGCTGAGCACACCGTCTTCACTACAGAGCCACAGCTCTGGTACAATGTAGGTCAGCACTTCGGCTGCGAGAACCTAAGCGTAGGTAGCGAGGTAGAAATCAGCCACAACTTCGGCAGCAATGCCGGCTGGATGGTTCGCCCTTGCCTCGGTGTAAAGTGGGACTTCTAA
- the glyA gene encoding serine hydroxymethyltransferase, with protein sequence MVKDQEIFDLIEREHQRQLKGMELIASENFVSDEVMNAMGSYLTNKYAEGLPGKRYYGGCQVVDIVENLAIERVKKVFGAEYANVQPHSGAQANAAVLLAVLKPGDTFMGLNLDHGGHLSHGSHVNTSGILYNPIGYNLNKETGRVDYDEMEKLALEHKPKLIIGGGSAYSREWDYARMRKIADEVGALLMIDMAHPAGLIAAGLLDNPLKYAHIVTSTTHKTLRGPRGGIILMGKDFDNPWGLTTKKGEVKKMSMLLNSAVFPGQQGGPLEHVIAAKAVAFNENLQPSWKEYATQVKKNAAVLADDLIGRGFGIVSGGTDNHSMLVDLRSKYPDLTGKVAENALVAADITVNKNMVPFDSRSAFQTSGIRLGTAAMTTRGAKEDMMHLIAELIEEVLNAPEDEKVIARVREKVNATMKDYPLFAY encoded by the coding sequence ATGGTAAAAGATCAAGAGATTTTCGACTTAATCGAAAGAGAACATCAGCGCCAGCTGAAGGGTATGGAGCTTATCGCTTCTGAGAATTTCGTGAGTGACGAGGTGATGAACGCTATGGGTTCTTACCTTACTAACAAGTATGCCGAGGGGCTGCCAGGCAAGCGTTATTATGGCGGATGCCAGGTAGTTGACATCGTAGAGAACCTCGCCATCGAGCGTGTAAAGAAGGTGTTCGGTGCTGAGTATGCCAACGTACAGCCTCACTCTGGTGCACAGGCTAACGCTGCTGTTCTGCTTGCCGTATTGAAGCCAGGTGATACCTTCATGGGCTTGAACCTCGACCACGGCGGCCACCTCTCTCATGGTAGCCACGTCAATACATCCGGTATTCTCTACAACCCTATCGGTTACAACCTGAACAAGGAAACAGGCCGTGTAGACTACGACGAGATGGAAAAACTGGCTCTTGAGCACAAACCAAAACTGATTATCGGTGGTGGTAGCGCTTATAGCCGCGAGTGGGATTATGCCCGCATGCGCAAGATTGCCGATGAGGTAGGCGCTCTCCTCATGATTGATATGGCTCACCCTGCAGGTCTGATTGCAGCCGGTCTGCTCGACAACCCATTGAAGTATGCGCACATTGTTACTTCTACTACTCACAAGACCCTTCGTGGTCCTCGTGGCGGTATCATCCTGATGGGCAAAGATTTTGACAATCCATGGGGTTTGACTACCAAGAAGGGCGAGGTTAAGAAGATGAGCATGCTCTTGAATTCTGCCGTATTCCCAGGTCAGCAGGGTGGTCCGCTGGAGCACGTCATCGCTGCCAAGGCGGTAGCCTTCAATGAGAATCTGCAGCCTTCATGGAAGGAGTATGCTACTCAGGTAAAGAAGAATGCTGCCGTACTCGCAGATGACCTCATCGGTCGCGGATTTGGTATCGTGAGCGGTGGTACAGACAACCATTCTATGCTCGTAGACCTCCGAAGTAAATATCCAGACCTTACAGGAAAAGTCGCTGAGAATGCGCTGGTTGCAGCCGACATCACAGTCAACAAGAACATGGTTCCATTCGACAGCCGTTCTGCCTTCCAGACATCAGGTATCCGCCTGGGTACAGCAGCCATGACCACACGTGGCGCCAAGGAAGATATGATGCACCTCATTGCCGAACTCATCGAGGAGGTTCTGAATGCTCCTGAGGACGAGAAGGTCATTGCCCGCGTTCGCGAAAAGGTGAATGCTACAATGAAGGATTACCCTCTCTTCGCATACTAA
- a CDS encoding GIN domain-containing protein codes for MKKFGILAVTAALFFAPMGLSSCSMGSSASEMKGSLNFTQDDLTEKPFKAIDVDVIADVYYTQNDGNECSVKMDYSAIKDQEFVKKLKEKLKVVYRDGEVKIGLNGRLNVPSSCNGDNKRLKIYITSPDLVKITREGVGSFRAKTINSDRLEIDNEGVGAVKIGKILSNKLEITNEGVGSVNIDDVAGDDMNIDNEGVGSVKISKIEMGSVKLDNEGVGSVSLGMFKGGSLIIKNEGVGSVKAKVDCQSVNATSDGVGGVNLSGVTRQYNKKKGGIGGVSDGGLTVRK; via the coding sequence ATGAAGAAATTTGGTATTTTGGCGGTAACTGCCGCTTTGTTCTTTGCCCCAATGGGCTTGAGTTCTTGCAGTATGGGATCTTCTGCCAGTGAAATGAAGGGAAGTCTAAACTTTACGCAGGATGATTTGACCGAGAAGCCTTTTAAGGCGATCGACGTGGATGTGATTGCCGATGTTTATTATACTCAGAACGACGGCAATGAATGCAGCGTGAAGATGGATTACTCTGCCATCAAGGACCAGGAGTTTGTAAAGAAACTGAAGGAGAAACTCAAGGTGGTATACCGGGATGGAGAAGTGAAGATAGGATTGAACGGAAGACTGAACGTGCCTTCTTCATGTAACGGTGATAATAAGAGACTGAAGATTTATATCACAAGTCCTGACCTGGTGAAGATTACGAGAGAAGGTGTGGGTTCTTTCCGTGCCAAGACGATTAATAGTGACAGACTGGAAATCGATAACGAGGGTGTAGGTGCTGTCAAGATTGGGAAGATTCTTTCCAACAAACTGGAGATAACCAACGAGGGTGTTGGCTCGGTAAATATCGATGATGTGGCTGGAGATGATATGAACATTGATAACGAAGGCGTAGGCTCGGTGAAAATCTCTAAGATTGAGATGGGAAGTGTGAAACTGGATAATGAGGGCGTAGGCTCTGTTAGTCTGGGAATGTTTAAGGGCGGCAGTCTGATTATCAAGAACGAAGGTGTGGGCAGCGTGAAAGCCAAGGTTGACTGCCAAAGTGTAAACGCTACATCCGATGGTGTTGGCGGAGTTAACTTGAGCGGTGTAACCCGTCAGTACAATAAGAAAAAAGGCGGAATCGGAGGAGTTTCTGATGGCGGATTGACTGTAAGAAAGTAA